The following proteins come from a genomic window of Micromonospora zamorensis:
- a CDS encoding ROK family transcriptional regulator — MIERPDAMQRVRLAHTEVLLAQLRSAGPLSRAELIRLTGLSRTTLFDIIGDLIARGVVVEREPALSGHRGRGRPSTTVSLNPSAGRIVGIDLGRATITVIVATLGHDILARGSRPITLTAGPARRANAAIKLIDDLVQQHDIDLRALEAIGLGLPGLVAGRSRSAGDSGSSPSVAAKQISTRIQDRYGVAVVTDNNSRLAALAEGTWGATRDVRDAIYVRWSDGVGGGLIVDGRLARGAHGAAGEIGHVSVEPDGDPCPCGGRGCLELLIRPSALIEQCARRGVTVADPADLVARAIAGEPIVSDVVRHAATLLGRVLSGMVVQLDPGKVAIGGTLAHAGEAVLEPVRTAIGQLAIPGHTRRLDVVTAQFGDEGGALGAVAAALRLNMSEPLPALPTA, encoded by the coding sequence GTGATCGAACGCCCGGATGCCATGCAGCGTGTGCGGCTGGCACACACCGAGGTCCTGCTGGCTCAGCTCCGCAGCGCCGGCCCGCTCAGCCGGGCCGAGCTCATCCGGCTGACCGGGCTCTCGCGTACCACGCTGTTCGACATCATCGGCGACCTCATCGCCCGCGGTGTGGTCGTCGAGCGCGAGCCCGCGCTGTCCGGGCACCGGGGCCGGGGACGGCCGTCCACGACCGTCAGCCTCAACCCGTCCGCCGGCCGGATCGTCGGCATCGACCTCGGCCGGGCGACGATCACCGTCATCGTCGCCACCCTGGGCCACGACATCCTGGCCCGGGGCAGCCGCCCCATCACGCTGACGGCGGGGCCGGCCCGACGAGCCAACGCCGCGATCAAGCTGATCGACGACCTCGTGCAGCAGCACGACATCGACCTGCGGGCCCTGGAGGCGATCGGCCTCGGCCTGCCCGGCCTGGTGGCGGGTCGGAGCCGTTCGGCCGGCGACAGCGGCAGCAGCCCCTCGGTGGCCGCGAAGCAGATCAGCACCCGAATTCAGGACCGGTACGGCGTCGCCGTCGTCACCGACAACAACTCCCGACTGGCCGCGCTGGCCGAAGGCACCTGGGGGGCGACCCGTGACGTACGGGACGCCATCTACGTCCGGTGGAGTGACGGCGTGGGCGGCGGGCTCATCGTCGACGGCCGGCTCGCCCGAGGAGCGCACGGCGCGGCCGGCGAGATCGGTCACGTCAGCGTCGAGCCCGACGGCGACCCCTGTCCGTGCGGTGGCCGCGGCTGCCTTGAGCTGCTGATCCGCCCGTCGGCGCTGATCGAGCAGTGCGCCCGGCGCGGTGTCACAGTCGCGGACCCGGCCGATCTGGTCGCGCGGGCAATCGCCGGCGAGCCGATCGTCTCCGACGTGGTGCGGCACGCCGCGACGCTGCTCGGCCGAGTCCTGTCGGGAATGGTGGTGCAGTTGGACCCGGGCAAGGTGGCCATCGGTGGCACCCTCGCCCATGCCGGCGAAGCGGTGCTCGAACCGGTCCGGACGGCCATCGGTCAGCTGGCGATCCCCGGACACACCCGCCGCCTGGACGTTGTGACGGCCCAGTTCGGCGACGAGGGCGGCGCCCTGGGCGCCGTCGCGGCAGCCCTGCGGCTCAACATGTCCGAGCCCCTGCCGGCCCTCCCCACGGCATAG
- a CDS encoding class II fructose-bisphosphate aldolase, translated as MTLVPTADLVAAARAAGTGVLAFNVITIEYAQAIAAAAERAGRPAILQISQNAARYHSGLSAIAAATAEVAWRSSATLSLHLDHVDDIGLLEQAPDSGFSSVMVDASALAYAANVATTRKATEWAHDHRLWVEAELGYVGGKPDAPASAHTAGVRTDPSEAARYVAETGVDALAVAVGSSHAMADRTASLDLDLVAAIREAVPVPLVLHGSSGVPLDQIRAAVGHGMVKINVGTALNVAFTDAVREALPQSRDPRRYLAAGRDAVTGVVERLLTLLPAAP; from the coding sequence ATGACCCTCGTGCCCACCGCCGACCTGGTGGCGGCGGCCCGTGCCGCCGGCACCGGCGTGCTCGCCTTCAACGTGATCACGATCGAGTACGCCCAGGCGATCGCCGCCGCGGCGGAGCGTGCCGGCCGGCCGGCGATTCTGCAGATCAGCCAGAACGCGGCGCGCTACCACTCGGGCCTGTCGGCCATCGCAGCGGCGACGGCCGAGGTCGCCTGGAGGTCCAGTGCGACCCTGTCGCTGCACCTGGACCACGTCGACGACATCGGTCTGCTGGAGCAGGCTCCCGACTCGGGCTTCAGCTCCGTGATGGTCGACGCGTCAGCGCTGGCGTACGCCGCCAACGTGGCGACCACCCGCAAGGCGACCGAGTGGGCGCACGACCACCGGCTGTGGGTGGAGGCCGAACTCGGCTACGTCGGCGGTAAGCCGGACGCTCCGGCGAGCGCCCACACCGCCGGCGTCCGCACCGACCCGTCCGAGGCCGCCCGGTACGTGGCCGAGACCGGCGTCGACGCTCTCGCCGTCGCGGTGGGCAGCTCGCACGCGATGGCCGACCGCACCGCCTCGTTGGATCTCGACCTGGTGGCCGCGATCCGCGAAGCCGTACCCGTGCCCCTGGTCCTGCACGGTTCCTCCGGGGTGCCGCTGGACCAGATCCGCGCCGCGGTCGGTCATGGCATGGTGAAGATCAACGTCGGTACGGCCCTCAACGTGGCGTTCACCGACGCGGTCCGTGAGGCCCTGCCGCAGTCCCGAGACCCGCGCCGCTACCTCGCAGCGGGACGGGACGCGGTGACCGGGGTTGTCGAACGACTGCTCACGCTCCTGCCCGCGGCACCGTAG